In ANME-2 cluster archaeon, the genomic stretch CTTGGGATGTTCAAATTAATAATTAACGTTTCAGGAGTCGGGCCCCAGATAGCAATGAAAATCCTTTCAGATATAAAAATAGAAGATTTCGCCAGTGCAATAATCAATGAGGATGAAAAAGTCCTTACCAGTATTTCAGGAATTGGCAAGAAAAATGCTAAGAGATTAATACTGGAATTAAAGGATAAGATGAAAAAGAAAATGGAAGGATTCGTTCCCACCGGCACAAGTAATGTCAATTATGATGCAGTAAGTGCTCTTGTATCATTGGGTTTTCAACAAAGAGAAGCTAAAGAAGCTGTAGATGCTGTATCTGTCCGTGTAAAAGAACCCACGATCGAAGCATTAATTAAAGCAGCACTTTTAAAATTAAAAGAAGTTGAAGAATAATCATGGAAGAAAGAATAATCTCTACTTCTGAACTGGATCAGGAACAGGAAGATACTACGATCCGTCCCACAAGACTTGATGAGTTTATAGGGCAAAATATCATCAGGGAATCCATAAAAATAGCTATAGAAGCCTCAAAAAAACGAGGTGAGCCACTCGACCACATTTTATTTTCAGGACCACCAGGCCTTGGAAAAACAACACTGGCATATATTATAGCAAATGAGATGGGAGTTAGTATAAAAAGTACTTCAGGCCCGATCCTGGAAAAGCCCGGAGATCTTGCTGCGATACTTACATCACTAAAACGGGGAGATGTGCTGTTTATTGATGAGATACACCGCATGAATTCAATTATTGAGGAAGTACTGTATCCTGCAATGGAAGATCTGGAAATTGATGTTATGATCGGCGAGGGGGCAAGTGCCAGGTCAATAAAACTCAACCTTGAACATTTTACTCTTATTGGTGCAACTACAAAGATAGGACTTTTGAGTTCACCGCTCAGGGATAGATTTGGAATAACATTCAGGCTTAATCATTACACTATCGATGAACTTGCAGAGGTTGTGCATCGAAGTGCTTCTATCCTGCACATTCCCATAACCCGGGACGGGATTATTGAAATTGCTAAACGCGGCCGTGGAACGCCAAGAATTGTTAACAGGCTGCTGCGGCGTGCAAGGGATTTTGCAGTTGTCAGGGCCGATGGAACGATAAATAAGGATGTTGCTGATGATGCACTGACTATGCTGGGTATAGACAAGCTGGGCCTGGATGAACTTGACAGGCGCATTCTTACTGTAATAGCAGATGATTTCGAGGGTGGTCCTGTGGGTTTGAAGACAATTGCCATTTCAGTTGGGGAAGAGGTCAGGACTATCGAAGATGTTTATGAGCCGTATCTTATCCAGGTCGGATTCATTCAACGTACTCCCCAGGGCAGGAAGACCACACAGGCAGGAAAAGAGCATTTGAGCCAGTAAGTTTTGTAACCTTCTCAATATTAAGATACCTGTTTGGTATGATACAGGCCAGGAACAACGAGACCGGTATGGTATGATACAATCCCGGAACAAAGAGATCGTATGATATATACTAAACCGTATATGTTTTTTGTAACTTTCTGCCACAGAGAACACCGAGATGCTTTTTCCGCCCCAAACTCCTCTCTCTGTGAGCTCTGTGGCAGTCATATAAAGTTCCAAATTATACTTACGGAGTAGTATAATACAATCCCGAAACAAAGATACAGGTTTCACTATCCTTCAACTGTAGCTTCAGTACCCTCATCCGTGACCAATTGCATAAAACCTGTAACCTCAAGCAATTTTTTCACCTGGTCAAGGGCTTGTGGATGTTTATGAACTGTCTCTGGCAGTTCATCCATTCCCAGTTCTTTTCGTTTCGCTCGACCATTGTCGTTAATGGGCACTGCATGGCCTTTTTCAATCATAAGTCCGGCTACCTTACGATGATCAGGCAGCATCAGCCCCATGTGAACTGATTCTGCTCTCAGGGTAAGTATCCCGTCCACTATCCTGATACCCCTGGGACACCGCTCCTGGCACTGGTAACAGGTGGTACACATCCATAGGTCTTTATCATGATACACATCCCTGTTCCGTCTTGCAGACAGCACTATCCGCCTGGTGTTCAGGCTGGTATAGCGTCCTGAGGGACAGCTTCCTGTACATGTCCCGCACTGTATGCAGGTTAAATAACTAAATCCCTCTTCTTCAAGCAATTTGGCAGGTTCTGTACTCATAGGACCACTTTCATAAATAAGAACGACTCATTATTACATATCTTTTTACGATACCTTCGCCACATCTGTTGTGAAAATAATATAGTTTTTGTGATATAATCATACCCCTGACTTTATTAAAATCAGTTGTATGAGGGTGATTTTAGGTTAAAAAATAATTTTCAAACTTGAGTTTCAGTCTAAAATAGCTAATTCGTCATCGGTGGCTCTACAATATTATGTTGCTGGCTTCACATCCGGATTACTTCAATATACCCCTATAGCTGTATTTTGACTTCGAATCTTCAGGGATAGCACCCAGGTTGATAAGGAATTTTGGGTCCTGCATCATGCACAGGTTCCTGCGCTCTTTGAAATCCTCAAGTGACCTGATAACTTTCCAGGCAGCCCGTAGTCCGTTTTCTTCCAGCGCATTCCCGAACTCGAAAGGCATATATGGACATGCCTTTACTCCTCCGTCCACGCATACATGAGCCCAGCGCCTTCCAGCCATGCAGCCCAGCATCTCGCCTTCAAAGAAGGAACTTGTGAATACCCTGGGACCAGGGCCTGGCTGGTTAAGCGTGTTGTGCATATCCAGTAACACCTTTCTATTCTCTTCTGAGATCACAGGGTCGCCAAGGCGTTTCGCCACGCTCTCCCAGATGCTGAACTCGTGCACACCCAGTTCACCTGCCAGTTCATAGAGACCAGGCAGTTCATGCATGCGCGCAGGCGAAGCGTGGGTGTTCATAGTGACCAGCAGTCCGGCATCCAGTCCCATCCTTATGGCATTCACAGCCCAATTATATGCGCCTTCCAGCCGCCGTGTCTGGTCGTGTTTGGCAGGGTCAGTGCTGTAAATACTTATGAGCAGGTTATGAAGTCCTGCATCTTTAAGACGGGCGGCTGTTTCAGTTTTCATCTCTGTACCAGGGGTGAAAATGTTGACGATTGCCTTATCCTTGTCCACATATTCCACCAGTTCGAATATATCATCCCGAAGCAGTGGGTCGCCTTCTGTAAATGTGATGATGAATGCGCCCATGTCCAGGGCCTGGTCGATCATTGCCTTGATCTGCCCGGTTGTCATCTCGCCTTCGCCCTCGCTGACCGTGCAGTGCTCACAGTTGCATTTGCACTCCCTGGTTATTTCAATAGACACTGTCTCTGGCACGTACTTACCCATGGCACAGCTCACCTCTGCCCGTATCAGCCTGTTAAACACCTTACCCGGTATAGGCGGCAGCCATGTGGAGGCAATCACCATATCCCCATCCACCAGGACTGGCTTTTCATCCCGCAACCGCTCATTGATGCGTTTCAGGGCTGGCCCGCAGGCGGCACCCAATGCCCCGGATGCCGTAAGCCGCATACCACCGACAGTTTCCATGTCCACGCTCAGGCCCGGCATTGTGAGTATATTGATCTTCTCTTCATTCATATAGCTGAATTAATAAGCCGAATTGACTATAAATCTTTGTTATTGATTCTAAAAACATCCAGTCCACGTATGTAACCAACATATAGAACAGTCCACGCATGAGGCTAACGTATGTAACCAGTCCACGTATGTAGCCCGTAGGGCTACATACGTGTGCGGCCCGCTACTGGCCTGAGTAGCTGAGTAGCTATGCCTGAGTAGTAGAGTAAAAGCATGGGCCCACGGCGATTCGAACGCCGGACCTCACGGTTATCAGCCGTGCGCACCACCTGGCTATGCTATGGGCCCTTAATAAAATTAGGTGCTGCATGGTGCTTACAGGATGAATTCTGATGTTCGCCTTTGTATTTTAATGTTTGGATTGCAGATGTAATATATTTGGACAAATCTATTTTGATGTTGGTATTCCATTGATTAATCCATATAGATCCGTATCGTAGAACACTAACTTCTAACCCATGTCAACCACAACCCACATTCCAACCCATCATTACATTATCTTTATTTAGTTTAATCAGCAATAGGTAATCCATCACACATTTAAAATAATTAGGGGCATCACCATGTCTGATATTAAAATAACAAAGTCCAAAACCAGTAAGATCGACTCAGTTGATTTTGAAAATCTTGGTTTTGGTGAAGTCTTTTCAGACCATATGTTCAGTATGGATTATGAAAACGGAGAATGGATCAACCAAAGGATCGAACCATATGGCAAGATAGAGTTCGAACCCGCTATGTGCACTCTGCATTACGCCCAGGCTGTATTTGAAGGCCTTAAAGCCTTTCACGTTAAAGATGGTAGCATCAACATCTTCAGGCCTGAAAAGAACCTGGATAGGATGAACAGGTCCAATGAGAGGATGTGCATGCCGACCATCGATAAGGACATGTTCTTCGATGCCATGAACGAACTGGTAAAACTGGAAAGGGACTGGATTCCAAAAGACACAGGACATTCATTATACATACGCCCCTTTATGTTCGGCACAGAAAATTTCCTCGGCGTCCACCCCTCTTCAACATACCGCTTCATGATAATCCTCTCCCCCGTAGGTGCATATTACAAAGAAGGCTTTAATCCGGTCAGCCTGCTTGTGCCTGAGGAATATGTAAGAGCGGTCAAAGGTGGAGTTGGTGAAGCAAAGACCGCAGGTAACTATGCAGCCAGCCTCCTCCCTGCCAGGATCGCACAGGAGAAAGGTTTCACACAGGTCTTGTGGCTCGATGGAGAGCACCATAAATATATCGACGAGGTGGGCACCATGAACATCTTCTTTGTTATAGATGATGAAGTGATAACACCACCACTGGAAGGTTCAATCCTGCCCGGCGTCACCCGGGATACTGCACTGGACCTGACAAAATCGTGGGGTATGAAGGTTAGTGAGCGGCGCATCTCGATCGATGAACTCATCCAGTCCTCAAAAGAGGGACGGTTGCAGGAAGTATTCGGTACCGGTACCGCAGCCGTTATCTCTCCGGTTGATGAAATCCAGTACAGGGATACCAACATCAATATCAATGAAGGCCAGATAGGACCAATAGCAAGGAGACTGTTCGACGAGATCTCCGGCATCCAGTACGGTGAGATTTCTGATACTCACGGCTGGATATACAATATACCCTGATCAGGCAGTATCCACTGACCAAGC encodes the following:
- the ruvB gene encoding Holliday junction branch migration DNA helicase RuvB, whose translation is MEERIISTSELDQEQEDTTIRPTRLDEFIGQNIIRESIKIAIEASKKRGEPLDHILFSGPPGLGKTTLAYIIANEMGVSIKSTSGPILEKPGDLAAILTSLKRGDVLFIDEIHRMNSIIEEVLYPAMEDLEIDVMIGEGASARSIKLNLEHFTLIGATTKIGLLSSPLRDRFGITFRLNHYTIDELAEVVHRSASILHIPITRDGIIEIAKRGRGTPRIVNRLLRRARDFAVVRADGTINKDVADDALTMLGIDKLGLDELDRRILTVIADDFEGGPVGLKTIAISVGEEVRTIEDVYEPYLIQVGFIQRTPQGRKTTQAGKEHLSQ
- the ruvA gene encoding Holliday junction branch migration protein RuvA; translation: MISHLCGEIAQCGEGFVIIDVGGIGYHVNVPQPALQELKEKGNAKVKLHTHLNVREDALNLYGFMNTSELGMFKLIINVSGVGPQIAMKILSDIKIEDFASAIINEDEKVLTSISGIGKKNAKRLILELKDKMKKKMEGFVPTGTSNVNYDAVSALVSLGFQQREAKEAVDAVSVRVKEPTIEALIKAALLKLKEVEE
- a CDS encoding branched-chain amino acid aminotransferase, coding for MSDIKITKSKTSKIDSVDFENLGFGEVFSDHMFSMDYENGEWINQRIEPYGKIEFEPAMCTLHYAQAVFEGLKAFHVKDGSINIFRPEKNLDRMNRSNERMCMPTIDKDMFFDAMNELVKLERDWIPKDTGHSLYIRPFMFGTENFLGVHPSSTYRFMIILSPVGAYYKEGFNPVSLLVPEEYVRAVKGGVGEAKTAGNYAASLLPARIAQEKGFTQVLWLDGEHHKYIDEVGTMNIFFVIDDEVITPPLEGSILPGVTRDTALDLTKSWGMKVSERRISIDELIQSSKEGRLQEVFGTGTAAVISPVDEIQYRDTNININEGQIGPIARRLFDEISGIQYGEISDTHGWIYNIP
- a CDS encoding radical SAM protein is translated as MNEEKINILTMPGLSVDMETVGGMRLTASGALGAACGPALKRINERLRDEKPVLVDGDMVIASTWLPPIPGKVFNRLIRAEVSCAMGKYVPETVSIEITRECKCNCEHCTVSEGEGEMTTGQIKAMIDQALDMGAFIITFTEGDPLLRDDIFELVEYVDKDKAIVNIFTPGTEMKTETAARLKDAGLHNLLISIYSTDPAKHDQTRRLEGAYNWAVNAIRMGLDAGLLVTMNTHASPARMHELPGLYELAGELGVHEFSIWESVAKRLGDPVISEENRKVLLDMHNTLNQPGPGPRVFTSSFFEGEMLGCMAGRRWAHVCVDGGVKACPYMPFEFGNALEENGLRAAWKVIRSLEDFKERRNLCMMQDPKFLINLGAIPEDSKSKYSYRGILK
- the hdrC gene encoding CoB--CoM heterodisulfide reductase subunit C, which produces MSTEPAKLLEEEGFSYLTCIQCGTCTGSCPSGRYTSLNTRRIVLSARRNRDVYHDKDLWMCTTCYQCQERCPRGIRIVDGILTLRAESVHMGLMLPDHRKVAGLMIEKGHAVPINDNGRAKRKELGMDELPETVHKHPQALDQVKKLLEVTGFMQLVTDEGTEATVEG